The following coding sequences are from one Biomphalaria glabrata chromosome 8, xgBioGlab47.1, whole genome shotgun sequence window:
- the LOC106071640 gene encoding uncharacterized protein LOC106071640 isoform X1, which yields MSLLNLKKQYLGSSVDMTSSSEDLKVILDFVDPVILQEVKQLFEHFILETVQSNVLKPSSWGFLFASSPELLSSSRLFRLVAALAQSEKRHRLQEIALKLASNPTHMELSVALSSLISGNVEENIVTLFYFCQFLIQRRLKNENQDLSSLIEWC from the exons ACAATACTTGGGTTCGTCTGTTGACATGACGTCGTCGAGTGAGGACTTGAAAGTAATATTGGATTTTGTTGACCCAGTTATCTTGCAAGAAGTAAAGCAACTCTTTGAGCATTTTATCTTGGAGACTGTTCAAAGTAATGTGTTGAAGCCTTCTTCATGGGGCTTTCTGTTTGCCAG TTCTCCAGAATTACTTTCATCAAGTCGACTATTTCGTCTGGTTGCCGCTTTAGCACAATCAGAGAAAAGGCACAGACTTCAAGAAATAGCTTTGAAG TTGGCATCCAACCCAACTCACATGGAACTATCCGTAGCATTGTCCTCATTGATTAGTGGCAACGTAGAAGAGAACATAgtgacattgttttatttctgtcaGTTCCTGATTCAAAGGAGACTAAAGAACGAGAACCAAGATTTGTCCTCTCTCATAGAATGGTGTTAA
- the LOC106071640 gene encoding uncharacterized protein LOC106071640 isoform X2: protein MTSSSEDLKVILDFVDPVILQEVKQLFEHFILETVQSNVLKPSSWGFLFASSPELLSSSRLFRLVAALAQSEKRHRLQEIALKLASNPTHMELSVALSSLISGNVEENIVTLFYFCQFLIQRRLKNENQDLSSLIEWC from the exons ATGACGTCGTCGAGTGAGGACTTGAAAGTAATATTGGATTTTGTTGACCCAGTTATCTTGCAAGAAGTAAAGCAACTCTTTGAGCATTTTATCTTGGAGACTGTTCAAAGTAATGTGTTGAAGCCTTCTTCATGGGGCTTTCTGTTTGCCAG TTCTCCAGAATTACTTTCATCAAGTCGACTATTTCGTCTGGTTGCCGCTTTAGCACAATCAGAGAAAAGGCACAGACTTCAAGAAATAGCTTTGAAG TTGGCATCCAACCCAACTCACATGGAACTATCCGTAGCATTGTCCTCATTGATTAGTGGCAACGTAGAAGAGAACATAgtgacattgttttatttctgtcaGTTCCTGATTCAAAGGAGACTAAAGAACGAGAACCAAGATTTGTCCTCTCTCATAGAATGGTGTTAA